GGTAACGAGCGATCGCGGCCATGATGTTGATCTCGTCGTCGGTGAAGTTCCGAAGCCGACCGTGCTCGATGAGGTATTGGCTGTGCTTGTGGTGGCCCTTTCGGCCGATGTGCCAGCCGATGTCGTGCATCAGCGCCGCGTACTCGATCAGCTCTCGTTCCATCGCGCCGAGCTTGTGCAGGTTCCGAAGCTCGTCGAAGAGCGCGAGTGTCAGCATCGCGACATGCATCGAGTGCGACTTGTGCCAGTCACACCGGCGGCACAGGTCGAGCACCGATCGTCGCCGCGGGTCGGGCACCTCGCGGCGGACTTCGATGTCGGGGCGTTTGCGTTCGAAGTAGTCCACGAGAATCCCTTCACGCAGGGCCGCGCCGCAGAGTTTCATCTGCTTGAGCCCGAGCGTCTTGAAGACGTGTCGGATGACCAAAACACCGGCGAGGATTTGGTCGCGGCGTTGGTCGTCGAGGTCGCGCATCTCGGCCCGGGTGGCGGCGGTGGATTTGATGAGTTTCTTGGCGAGCTTCTCGAGCGGCTTGGCGTCGATGGTGCCGAGGGTGTGGTCGCTGGCCGGTTCGGCGAACAGGCCGCCGGTCATGGCCGCGATGTTCTCGAGCGTGCCGCTGGTGCCGATGGCACCGACGGGGTTGAGCGCCTTGATTTTCTCGATCAGCGGGGCCATCTCGTTGGCGATGTGCGTCTCGACGGCTTCGAGGTCGCCGGCGGAGATCGGGTCGGACTTGATGAACAACCCCGTGAGCCGGGCCGCGCCGAGCTTGCGGCTTTCGAGCAGGGGCGCGTCTTGCTCATCGCCGACCATGAACTCCACGCTGCCGCCGCCGATGTCGACGATCAGGTGCGGGTCGTCGATCGCGATCGCGTGGCGGACGCCGAGGTAGATCAGGCGGGCTTCCTCGGGGGCGTTCACCACCTTGATGCGCAGCTTGAGTTCGCGCCGGACGCGCTCGATCAGGTCGCCGCCGTTCTCCGCTTCACGCACGGCGCTGGTCGCGATGA
The nucleotide sequence above comes from Planctomycetota bacterium. Encoded proteins:
- a CDS encoding Ppx/GppA phosphatase family protein, producing MPASTNGTAASLANLPSRIAPADAAAGSLRLSAVDVGSNSIHMIVAQVDADGGVTTLWRMKEPVGLGRISFPSKRLSKEAIDRAVVTLGRFQRASILKQAEKIVVIATSAVREAENGGDLIERVRRELKLRIKVVNAPEEARLIYLGVRHAIAIDDPHLIVDIGGGSVEFMVGDEQDAPLLESRKLGAARLTGLFIKSDPISAGDLEAVETHIANEMAPLIEKIKALNPVGAIGTSGTLENIAAMTGGLFAEPASDHTLGTIDAKPLEKLAKKLIKSTAATRAEMRDLDDQRRDQILAGVLVIRHVFKTLGLKQMKLCGAALREGILVDYFERKRPDIEVRREVPDPRRRSVLDLCRRCDWHKSHSMHVAMLTLALFDELRNLHKLGAMERELIEYAALMHDIGWHIGRKGHHKHSQYLIEHGRLRNFTDDEINIMAAIARYHRKALPRKEHRPYGEMSKESRRVVDVGAALLRLADGLDRSHAGAVTGLTCDRRKNRVNCKLQTRADAELEIWGADRKRDLFERVFEKTIEFEA